A DNA window from Thermosynechococcaceae cyanobacterium Okahandja contains the following coding sequences:
- the mfd gene encoding transcription-repair coupling factor: MSLVAIARSWAKLPLTAELLHKLQHQRSLTLTGVPRLVKGLVATTLAQQLQHTLCVVTSTLEEGGRWASQLELMGWDTVLFYPTSEASPYDPFDLEAEMVWGQMQVLVESDRPRGTMAIVTTERALQPHLPPPAVFREACLTLRVGEERSLSALAEALARLGYERVSLVETEGQWSRRGDIIDIFPVAAELPVRLEWFGDEIEAIREFDPASQRSLRTEGDRLDALQQVSLTPISFTPLIAAALTTAPDAEAPEGLRRYLGAAFPQPASLLDYLPANTLVALDEPPLCAAHGDRWWQHAQDYWQTLSDPPPPIHQPWSVVAQTLQPLPRLDLYELASEGQGLNLAARPVAAIPHQFGRLATTLREERDKGYTVWLVSAQPSRSVALLQEHDCPAQFVPNPKDFPAIDKLQQQRVPIALKATGLAELAGFVLPTFRTVLVSDREFFGQHSLVNLGYVRKRRRAAAKQVDVNKLQPGDYVVHRQHGIGQFLRLETLTIHHETREYLALQYADGVLRVAADQLNSLSRLRKQSDTPPQLNKLTGKTWERTKERVRKAIKKVAVDLLHLYAQRAQQRGFAFPSDTPWQQELEDSFPYQPTPDQLKAIQEVKADMESDRPMDRLVCGDVGFGKTEVAIRAIFKAVMAGKQVAVLAPTTILTQQHYHTLKERFAPYPIQVGLLNRFRSDAERQEILQKLKTGELDVVVGTHQLLGKAVKFRDLGLLVVDEEQRFGVNQKEKIKALKTQVDVLTLSATPIPRTLYMALSGVREMSLITTPPPSRRPIQTHLAPYDGETVRSAIRQELDRGGQVFYVVPRVEGIEEVGAKLQAMVPAARILIAHGQMAEGELESTMLGFSNGEADILVCTTIIESGLDIPRVNTILVEDAQRFGLAQLYQLRGRVGRSGVQAHAWLFYPRQEALTDAARQRLRAIQEFTQLGSGYQLAMRDMEIRGVGNLLGAEQHGQLDTVGFDLYVELLEEAIAEIRGQDIPTVEDTQIDLNVTAFIPADYIPDLEQKMAAYRAVSAATSKAELVQLAAEWSDRYGSLPKSVQQLLRVVELKQLARQCGISRIRPEGKQHITLETPMAEPAWQLLQDQLPRHLHSRFVYSQGKVTIRGLGVQPIEKQIEQLIDWFSQMQVTLRPPEQHAATPAVS, translated from the coding sequence ATGTCCTTGGTTGCGATCGCCCGCAGTTGGGCAAAGCTGCCGCTGACGGCGGAACTCCTCCATAAGCTTCAGCACCAGCGATCGCTAACACTGACGGGAGTGCCACGGCTGGTCAAAGGCTTGGTGGCGACTACACTGGCGCAACAATTACAGCACACGCTTTGTGTGGTCACCTCGACCCTTGAGGAGGGGGGACGCTGGGCCAGCCAACTGGAGTTAATGGGTTGGGATACGGTCTTGTTTTATCCCACCTCGGAAGCCTCTCCCTACGACCCCTTTGATCTGGAAGCGGAAATGGTCTGGGGGCAAATGCAGGTACTCGTCGAGAGCGATCGCCCGCGGGGTACCATGGCCATTGTCACCACCGAGCGGGCACTGCAACCCCACTTACCGCCCCCGGCAGTCTTTCGGGAGGCCTGTTTAACCCTGCGAGTGGGCGAAGAGCGATCCCTCAGTGCGTTAGCAGAGGCCTTAGCCCGCTTAGGGTATGAGCGGGTCTCCTTGGTGGAAACCGAGGGACAGTGGAGTCGTCGGGGCGACATTATTGATATTTTTCCCGTTGCCGCTGAACTGCCGGTGCGGCTGGAGTGGTTTGGGGATGAGATTGAGGCAATTCGTGAGTTTGATCCGGCCAGCCAGCGCTCGTTGCGCACCGAGGGCGATCGCCTCGATGCCCTTCAACAGGTGAGCCTCACCCCCATTAGCTTTACCCCCCTCATTGCCGCTGCCCTTACCACCGCTCCTGATGCCGAAGCCCCCGAAGGACTCCGCCGCTATTTGGGGGCTGCCTTTCCTCAACCGGCTTCCCTGTTGGACTACTTACCCGCCAATACCCTAGTGGCTCTCGATGAGCCGCCCCTGTGTGCCGCCCATGGCGATCGCTGGTGGCAGCATGCTCAGGACTACTGGCAAACCCTCAGCGACCCACCGCCGCCGATTCATCAACCTTGGTCAGTGGTGGCTCAAACCCTGCAACCCTTGCCGCGGCTTGACCTTTACGAACTCGCCAGCGAAGGGCAGGGCTTAAATTTAGCCGCCCGACCCGTGGCAGCCATTCCGCACCAGTTTGGCCGCCTAGCCACCACACTGCGGGAGGAGCGGGACAAAGGCTACACCGTCTGGCTGGTGTCAGCCCAGCCTAGCCGTTCCGTTGCCCTGTTACAGGAGCACGATTGTCCGGCACAGTTTGTGCCCAATCCCAAGGATTTTCCGGCAATTGATAAGCTGCAACAGCAGCGGGTGCCCATTGCCCTCAAGGCAACCGGACTCGCAGAGCTAGCGGGGTTTGTGTTGCCCACGTTTCGCACCGTGCTCGTCAGCGATCGCGAGTTTTTTGGCCAGCACAGCCTCGTCAACCTCGGCTATGTGCGCAAACGCCGCCGGGCAGCAGCCAAGCAGGTGGATGTCAACAAACTGCAACCCGGTGACTACGTGGTGCATCGGCAGCACGGCATTGGTCAGTTCCTACGCCTCGAAACCCTCACCATTCATCACGAAACCCGCGAATATCTGGCCTTGCAGTACGCCGATGGGGTGCTGCGGGTAGCCGCCGATCAACTCAACAGCCTCTCCCGCCTGCGCAAACAGAGTGATACCCCACCCCAACTCAATAAACTTACCGGCAAAACATGGGAACGGACCAAAGAGCGCGTCCGCAAAGCCATTAAAAAAGTGGCGGTGGATTTACTGCACCTTTATGCCCAGCGGGCACAACAGCGCGGGTTTGCCTTCCCCAGCGATACCCCTTGGCAGCAGGAATTAGAAGACTCCTTTCCCTACCAGCCCACACCGGATCAGCTTAAGGCCATTCAAGAGGTCAAAGCCGACATGGAAAGCGATCGCCCCATGGATCGGCTGGTGTGCGGCGACGTGGGCTTTGGTAAAACCGAAGTGGCCATTCGAGCCATCTTCAAAGCGGTGATGGCCGGCAAACAGGTGGCGGTGTTAGCACCCACCACGATTCTGACCCAGCAGCACTACCACACCCTCAAGGAACGTTTTGCCCCCTATCCCATTCAGGTGGGCTTGCTGAACCGCTTTCGCAGCGACGCAGAGCGCCAAGAGATTCTGCAAAAGCTGAAAACGGGTGAGCTAGATGTGGTCGTGGGTACGCACCAGCTTCTGGGTAAAGCGGTCAAATTCCGCGACTTGGGGCTACTGGTGGTGGATGAAGAGCAGCGCTTTGGGGTCAACCAAAAGGAAAAAATCAAAGCCCTGAAAACCCAAGTGGATGTGCTCACCCTCAGTGCCACACCGATTCCCCGCACCCTGTACATGGCCTTGTCGGGCGTGCGCGAGATGAGCCTCATTACCACACCGCCCCCCTCCCGTCGCCCCATTCAAACCCACTTGGCACCCTACGATGGTGAAACAGTGCGCAGCGCCATCCGCCAAGAATTAGATCGCGGCGGTCAGGTATTTTATGTGGTACCGCGGGTAGAAGGCATTGAAGAAGTGGGGGCAAAATTACAGGCCATGGTACCCGCCGCCCGCATCCTGATTGCTCACGGCCAGATGGCCGAAGGGGAGCTAGAGTCCACAATGCTGGGCTTTAGCAATGGGGAAGCGGATATTCTGGTGTGTACTACTATTATTGAGTCGGGTCTCGATATTCCCCGCGTCAATACAATTTTGGTCGAGGATGCCCAGCGGTTTGGCTTAGCCCAACTCTACCAACTGCGGGGTCGGGTGGGTCGTTCCGGTGTTCAGGCCCATGCGTGGCTCTTTTACCCCCGTCAAGAGGCTCTCACCGATGCGGCACGGCAGCGGCTGCGCGCCATTCAGGAGTTTACTCAGCTTGGCTCCGGCTATCAATTGGCCATGCGGGATATGGAAATTCGCGGCGTGGGTAACCTGCTCGGGGCAGAGCAGCACGGCCAACTGGATACGGTGGGGTTTGATCTGTACGTTGAACTCCTCGAAGAGGCGATCGCCGAGATTCGGGGTCAAGATATTCCCACGGTCGAGGATACCCAAATTGATCTCAACGTTACCGCCTTTATTCCCGCAGATTACATCCCCGATTTAGAACAAAAAATGGCCGCCTACCGAGCCGTTTCGGCGGCAACGAGCAAGGCAGAGTTAGTTCAATTAGCGGCGGAGTGGAGCGATCGCTATGGTTCCCTCCCCAAATCGGTGCAACAGTTGCTGCGGGTTGTGGAACTCAAACAACTGGCTCGCCAGTGCGGCATTAGTCGCATTCGGCCTGAGGGCAAGCAGCACATTACCCTCGAAACCCCCATGGCAGAACCGGCCTGGCAACTCCTGCAAGATCAACTGCCCCGCCATCTCCACAGCCGGTTTGTCTATAGCCAAGGCAAAGTCACCATCCGTGGCTTGGGGGTGCAACCCATCGAGAAGCAAATTGAGCAGCTGATTGACTGGTTCAGCCAAATGCAAGTCACGCTCAGGCCCCCTGAACAACATGCCGCGACTCCTGCAGTTTCTTAG
- a CDS encoding ABC transporter ATP-binding protein yields MHLDVQQLSKVFTTRRGPLLVLDQVSLYINSGEFVCVLGASGSGKTTLLRIIAGLETPTHGQVTVDGHAVSGPGSDRGLVFQTYTLYPWLTVQDNIEFGLKLQGMPKGERRDRVHHYLHIVGLGRYAQLFPHQLSGGMKQRVAIARALVTEPQVLLMDEPFGALDAQTKEMMHEFLLDLWRRTRTTILMITHDVEEAVFLAQRIYVLTSSPGRVKEEVAIQLPLERTYRCKRQLEFVQQRETILDLLREERLKAIA; encoded by the coding sequence ATGCACCTTGATGTTCAACAACTCTCGAAAGTCTTTACCACCCGCCGCGGGCCATTGTTGGTGCTGGATCAGGTGAGTCTTTACATTAACAGTGGTGAGTTTGTGTGTGTGTTGGGTGCGTCTGGATCGGGTAAAACCACGCTGCTGCGGATTATTGCTGGCTTAGAAACGCCCACCCACGGGCAAGTGACGGTAGATGGCCACGCGGTCAGTGGCCCCGGGAGCGATCGCGGACTGGTATTCCAGACCTATACCCTTTATCCATGGCTGACGGTGCAGGACAATATCGAATTTGGCTTAAAGCTACAGGGGATGCCTAAGGGGGAGCGGCGCGATCGCGTCCATCACTATCTGCACATTGTCGGCCTAGGACGCTATGCCCAGCTTTTTCCGCATCAGTTATCGGGAGGCATGAAGCAGCGGGTAGCGATCGCCCGAGCATTGGTGACTGAACCACAGGTGCTGTTAATGGACGAACCCTTTGGTGCCCTTGATGCCCAAACCAAAGAGATGATGCACGAATTTTTACTGGATCTGTGGCGACGCACCCGTACCACCATCCTGATGATTACCCACGATGTAGAAGAAGCCGTATTTCTCGCCCAGCGGATCTATGTGCTGACATCCTCTCCCGGGCGCGTCAAAGAAGAAGTGGCGATTCAGTTACCGCTGGAGCGCACCTATCGCTGCAAGCGGCAGTTGGAATTTGTACAGCAACGGGAAACCATTCTAGATCTGCTGCGGGAAGAACGCTTGAAAGCAATTGCCTAG
- a CDS encoding ABC transporter permease: MSRSSLPPSVFWRIGEAIPSSLQMVLTGLSVLLPLALWLLLANSLWADPRFLPTPQMVLTAIGRLWQQGLLFNDTIASFGRVTSGFLLAAVVATPIGIAMGTFASIRALGEPIIGILRYMPAPAFIPLLIIYFGLDEAPKIALIFIGTVFFNVLMIMDAVKFIPKEFIEVTYTLGGNRRQVLLQVITPYIVPSLLDTFRVNIATSWNLVIVAELIAANEGLGKRIQLAQRFFRTDEIFACLIVLGIIGLVLDLSMRFLMQRTCRWAFPKR, encoded by the coding sequence ATGTCCCGCTCAAGCTTACCTCCGAGTGTCTTTTGGCGGATTGGTGAAGCCATTCCCAGTTCGTTGCAGATGGTCTTGACCGGACTCTCGGTGCTGCTGCCCTTGGCGCTGTGGTTGCTGCTGGCCAATAGCCTCTGGGCGGATCCACGCTTTTTACCCACGCCGCAAATGGTTCTGACGGCGATCGGGCGGCTCTGGCAGCAGGGGCTGCTCTTCAATGACACGATCGCCAGTTTTGGGCGGGTGACCAGTGGCTTTCTGCTGGCGGCGGTGGTGGCAACTCCCATTGGCATTGCTATGGGCACCTTTGCCAGTATTCGTGCCCTTGGCGAACCCATTATCGGTATTTTGCGCTATATGCCTGCGCCCGCGTTTATTCCCTTACTGATTATTTACTTTGGTCTTGATGAAGCGCCCAAAATTGCCCTGATCTTTATCGGCACGGTTTTCTTTAATGTGCTGATGATTATGGATGCGGTGAAGTTCATTCCCAAGGAATTTATTGAGGTGACCTACACCCTAGGGGGAAATCGCCGCCAAGTGCTCCTACAAGTCATTACCCCCTATATTGTGCCGAGTCTTTTGGATACTTTTCGGGTGAATATTGCCACCTCGTGGAATTTGGTCATTGTGGCGGAGTTAATTGCGGCCAATGAAGGCTTGGGGAAGCGTATCCAGCTTGCGCAGCGCTTTTTTCGCACCGATGAGATTTTTGCCTGCCTGATTGTCCTCGGCATTATTGGCCTCGTTTTAGATTTATCGATGCGCTTTTTAATGCAGCGTACCTGTCGCTGGGCATTTCCGAAACGGTAG
- a CDS encoding ABC transporter substrate-binding protein yields the protein MTSRRSVLIGLSATALAVMAKGCTPPPPQRPIVLGYSSWAGWWPWAIGTEEGLFKANGVEVEMRWFDGYLESIQAFAGGQIDGNAQTLNDTISIIDEAVVPPVVVLVNDNSAGNDKIIVREGINTIEDLLGKKVAIEEGVVDDFLLALALDQAGYSRDDVEIVPMETGAAAAAFVVGQVDAVGAFPPFWATALQRPGSKELISSAAFPGAIPDLLVVSQTLVNERPQDVQAIVNTWFDIRKFMAENPQRADEIMAVRAGVTPAELKLFADGIVFFSAEDNLEAFSDGNSMKHMPYAAKKMADFMVSVGFIPGVPNMDTLFDDQFIRAYLEAQG from the coding sequence ATGACTTCCCGTCGCTCCGTCTTAATTGGCTTAAGTGCCACTGCCTTAGCCGTGATGGCCAAGGGGTGTACGCCGCCCCCACCCCAACGCCCGATTGTGCTCGGCTATAGTTCCTGGGCGGGATGGTGGCCATGGGCCATTGGCACAGAGGAGGGTCTCTTTAAGGCCAACGGTGTTGAGGTGGAGATGCGCTGGTTTGATGGCTATCTTGAGTCTATTCAAGCCTTTGCCGGTGGCCAAATTGATGGCAATGCCCAGACCCTAAACGACACGATTTCGATCATTGATGAGGCGGTGGTGCCCCCCGTTGTTGTTCTGGTGAACGATAACTCCGCCGGGAATGACAAAATCATTGTTCGCGAAGGCATCAACACCATTGAAGACCTCCTAGGTAAAAAGGTGGCCATTGAAGAGGGGGTTGTAGATGATTTCCTGCTGGCTCTGGCTCTAGATCAGGCGGGGTATTCCCGCGATGATGTGGAAATTGTGCCGATGGAAACAGGCGCGGCGGCGGCGGCCTTTGTGGTCGGGCAAGTGGATGCGGTTGGGGCGTTTCCTCCCTTTTGGGCAACAGCCCTACAGCGCCCGGGTAGTAAGGAGCTTATTTCCTCGGCGGCATTTCCGGGAGCGATTCCCGACCTGTTAGTGGTGAGTCAAACCTTGGTCAATGAGCGTCCGCAGGATGTGCAAGCTATTGTCAACACTTGGTTTGATATTCGCAAGTTTATGGCTGAGAACCCACAGCGGGCCGACGAAATTATGGCGGTGCGGGCGGGGGTGACGCCTGCGGAACTGAAATTATTTGCTGACGGGATTGTGTTCTTTAGTGCTGAAGATAACCTCGAGGCGTTTAGCGATGGCAACAGCATGAAGCACATGCCCTATGCCGCCAAGAAAATGGCGGATTTCATGGTGAGTGTGGGCTTTATTCCCGGTGTGCCCAACATGGACACCCTCTTTGATGATCAATTTATCCGTGCTTATCTCGAAGCGCAGGGGTAA
- the hypB gene encoding hydrogenase nickel incorporation protein HypB, with the protein MHKIVDLGVNLLHANEHQASHNRQTFDAAGVRCFNLMSSPGAGKTALLEAVLGTLCQRYRLAIIEGDMTTQLDADRLRQFGVPVIPITTGRACHLDAAMVQGGITLLEREAAPLQNFDLLLVENVGNLVCPAEFAVGEHAKIALLSVTEGEDKPLKYPIMFRAADCIVITKTDLLPYLPLDQAALQQNLRLINPTAPIFWVSVQTQAGLADWLAWIDAQLAPAAVIYS; encoded by the coding sequence ATGCACAAAATTGTTGATCTTGGCGTTAACCTGCTCCATGCCAACGAGCACCAAGCCAGCCATAATCGGCAGACGTTTGATGCCGCCGGGGTGCGTTGCTTTAACCTGATGAGTAGCCCGGGAGCAGGCAAAACCGCGCTGCTCGAAGCCGTGTTAGGCACCCTGTGCCAGCGCTATCGCTTGGCCATTATTGAAGGGGATATGACCACCCAGTTAGATGCTGATCGCCTGCGTCAATTTGGGGTTCCGGTTATTCCCATCACCACTGGCCGCGCCTGCCACTTGGATGCGGCAATGGTGCAGGGGGGCATCACCCTACTTGAACGGGAAGCCGCGCCCCTGCAAAATTTTGACCTGTTGCTAGTGGAAAATGTCGGTAACTTGGTCTGTCCGGCTGAATTTGCCGTAGGAGAGCACGCCAAAATTGCCCTACTCAGCGTTACCGAAGGGGAAGACAAGCCCCTGAAGTATCCCATCATGTTCCGGGCGGCTGACTGCATTGTTATTACCAAAACCGATCTCCTGCCCTACCTCCCCCTAGATCAGGCCGCATTGCAGCAAAACTTGCGCCTCATCAATCCCACAGCACCAATTTTTTGGGTTTCGGTACAAACCCAAGCAGGGCTAGCAGACTGGTTGGCGTGGATCGATGCCCAGCTTGCCCCTGCGGCTGTTATTTATTCCTGA
- the hypA gene encoding hydrogenase maturation nickel metallochaperone HypA, which yields MHEVDMTKALLQTLRDWWHEADRPPVREVHLQVGEFTCVEPASLLSAFAAAVPGTFLAECRLCIESIPFVAYCPHCQQSYRPVLEQAYTCPTCHAPLTEILSGRELKIAHICTATGPDSYAQNC from the coding sequence ATGCACGAAGTGGATATGACCAAAGCACTCCTGCAAACCCTGAGGGACTGGTGGCATGAGGCAGATCGTCCCCCTGTGCGGGAAGTACACCTGCAAGTGGGCGAATTTACCTGTGTGGAGCCAGCGAGTCTGCTCAGTGCCTTTGCCGCCGCGGTACCGGGAACGTTTCTGGCCGAGTGTCGCCTCTGTATTGAATCCATCCCCTTTGTCGCCTACTGTCCCCACTGTCAGCAGTCCTACCGTCCCGTACTAGAGCAGGCCTACACCTGCCCGACTTGTCACGCCCCCTTAACGGAAATTCTCTCAGGCCGAGAACTAAAAATTGCTCACATTTGTACTGCCACAGGTCCAGACTCCTATGCACAAAATTGTTGA
- a CDS encoding agmatinase family protein, with translation MTPEPPSEAQFGLDAEAQLPIAGWQREVTQGVQYGLEAAESIRDRTIPTFSRGELPHFAGINTFLKAPYLENVHNVGKYDVAILGVPHDCGTTYRPGTRFGPQGIRRISALYTPYNFELGVDLRESITIADIGDVFTIPANIEKSFDQISKAVAHVFASGALPVVLGGDHSIGYPTIRGICRHLGDKKVGIIHFDRHVDTQETDLDERMHTCPWFHATNIRNAPAKNLVQLGIGGWQVPRPGVQVCRERATNILTVTDITEMGLDAAAEFAIERATQGTDCVWISFDIDCIDAGFVPGTGWPEPGGLLPREALGLLARIIPRVPVCGIEVVEVSPPYDISDITSLMATRVICDTLAHLVRSGQLPRKRKPDYIHPFAQPELISDWRGR, from the coding sequence ATGACTCCAGAACCGCCTTCAGAGGCTCAGTTTGGCCTTGATGCTGAAGCCCAGCTTCCAATTGCTGGTTGGCAGCGGGAAGTCACCCAAGGGGTGCAATACGGCCTTGAAGCCGCCGAAAGTATTCGCGATCGCACCATTCCCACCTTCTCCCGCGGTGAACTGCCGCACTTCGCCGGTATTAACACGTTTCTGAAGGCTCCCTACCTTGAAAACGTCCATAACGTCGGCAAGTACGATGTTGCCATCTTGGGTGTCCCCCACGACTGTGGCACCACCTATCGCCCCGGCACCCGCTTTGGCCCCCAAGGCATTCGCCGCATTTCCGCCCTTTACACCCCCTACAACTTCGAGTTAGGGGTTGATTTGCGGGAGTCGATTACCATTGCCGACATTGGCGATGTCTTTACCATTCCCGCCAATATTGAAAAATCCTTTGATCAAATTTCCAAAGCGGTTGCCCACGTTTTTGCCAGTGGGGCATTGCCCGTTGTCCTTGGCGGCGACCATTCCATTGGCTACCCCACCATTCGTGGTATTTGTCGCCACCTTGGCGATAAAAAAGTTGGCATCATTCACTTCGATCGCCACGTGGACACCCAAGAAACCGATCTAGACGAGCGGATGCACACCTGTCCATGGTTTCATGCCACCAATATCCGCAACGCCCCAGCCAAAAACCTTGTTCAGCTTGGCATTGGCGGCTGGCAAGTCCCCCGCCCCGGCGTTCAAGTGTGCCGTGAGCGGGCAACCAATATCCTCACGGTAACCGATATTACCGAAATGGGGCTGGATGCCGCCGCCGAGTTTGCTATTGAACGCGCCACTCAGGGTACCGACTGCGTTTGGATTAGCTTTGACATTGACTGCATCGATGCTGGTTTTGTCCCCGGTACTGGCTGGCCGGAACCCGGTGGGCTACTGCCCCGGGAAGCCCTAGGACTGCTAGCGCGCATTATTCCACGGGTGCCCGTCTGTGGAATTGAGGTCGTAGAGGTCTCTCCGCCCTACGACATTAGCGACATTACCTCCCTGATGGCCACCCGAGTTATCTGTGACACCCTAGCCCATTTAGTGCGCTCTGGCCAACTGCCCCGCAAGCGCAAGCCAGACTATATCCACCCCTTTGCCCAGCCGGAACTGATTAGTGATTGGCGAGGTCGCTAA
- a CDS encoding universal stress protein: MIGNILLADSGTGQSEQMLKSLMELPAIQRAAVTVLHVIPPKIIAEDMAAQRQAGAKLLAEAVERLHLDPVTNVNTLLREGDPKDTVLQVADEINADLIIMGSRGLKRLQSILENSVSQYVFQLSSRPMLLVRDDLFVKKINRIMVALNAQPAAKASLDLALRLMDGLKGGKLILAHVNPDLKGHSDVQPGAAEQDPVLSEAARQAKQRGIEYQCVLSTGKPGEEICRIAADTNADLLVLGSPDRRPSIARSLPDLDRLLGTSISDYVRVYAECPVLFVRQSEA; the protein is encoded by the coding sequence ATGATTGGAAATATTCTATTAGCAGACTCGGGAACAGGACAATCGGAACAAATGCTCAAGTCGCTGATGGAACTGCCAGCAATTCAGCGGGCGGCGGTGACGGTGTTGCACGTGATTCCCCCCAAAATTATTGCGGAAGATATGGCAGCGCAGCGGCAAGCGGGGGCAAAGCTCTTGGCTGAGGCGGTAGAGCGGCTGCACCTTGATCCGGTCACCAACGTTAATACCCTGCTGCGGGAAGGGGATCCCAAAGACACGGTGCTGCAAGTGGCGGATGAGATCAATGCCGATCTAATTATTATGGGGTCGCGGGGTCTCAAGCGGCTCCAGTCCATCCTAGAGAACTCGGTTAGTCAGTACGTTTTCCAGCTTTCTTCGCGGCCAATGCTCTTGGTGCGGGATGATTTGTTTGTTAAAAAAATTAACCGCATTATGGTGGCGCTCAATGCCCAACCGGCAGCGAAGGCTTCCTTGGACTTGGCGTTGCGGCTGATGGATGGCCTCAAGGGCGGCAAGCTCATTCTTGCCCATGTCAATCCTGATTTGAAGGGGCATTCCGATGTGCAGCCGGGGGCGGCAGAGCAGGATCCAGTGCTCTCGGAAGCAGCACGGCAAGCAAAACAGCGGGGAATCGAGTATCAGTGTGTGCTTTCTACCGGTAAGCCGGGGGAGGAAATCTGCCGAATTGCGGCGGATACCAATGCGGATTTGTTGGTGCTGGGGTCTCCGGATCGGCGGCCCTCGATTGCCCGCAGTTTGCCGGATTTAGATCGGCTATTGGGCACGTCCATCTCAGATTATGTCCGGGTCTATGCCGAGTGCCCGGTGTTGTTTGTGCGACAATCAGAGGCATAA
- a CDS encoding DUF4129 domain-containing protein, with translation MTFFEEPRWQSDRLWRQLSEAVEYLLLELFRSEARPLWQESATFEAWVQWLFRWLLLVLLGAGLYLLGRWLWRWWQRRSRPLPQMPLGGMTERPRPVHEWLELAQVLQLAGDYTGACRALYMALLYRLQEANWLRVQHHWTDREYLQELDRLFQLGERSPGVRRSIQHLFHVHSRSYYGGQPLDPETLASCQAAYFDIEPQLQAPAR, from the coding sequence GTGACGTTTTTTGAGGAACCCCGTTGGCAGAGCGATCGCCTCTGGCGGCAACTGAGTGAAGCGGTAGAATACCTATTGTTAGAACTGTTCCGCTCTGAGGCGCGCCCCCTATGGCAAGAGAGCGCCACCTTTGAGGCATGGGTGCAATGGCTGTTCCGCTGGTTACTGTTGGTCCTCCTTGGGGCTGGCCTTTATCTTCTAGGGCGCTGGCTCTGGCGGTGGTGGCAACGGCGATCGCGCCCCTTGCCCCAGATGCCCTTGGGCGGCATGACGGAGCGGCCGCGACCCGTCCATGAGTGGCTAGAACTTGCCCAAGTCCTACAACTGGCGGGGGACTACACGGGTGCGTGTCGAGCGCTGTACATGGCACTCCTGTACCGCTTACAGGAGGCTAACTGGCTGCGGGTTCAACACCATTGGACAGACCGGGAGTATTTGCAGGAGCTAGACCGCCTGTTTCAATTGGGAGAGCGATCGCCCGGGGTGCGCCGGAGCATTCAACACCTGTTCCACGTTCACAGCCGCAGCTACTACGGCGGTCAACCGCTTGATCCCGAAACCCTTGCCAGTTGCCAAGCGGCCTACTTTGACATTGAACCCCAGCTTCAGGCACCCGCACGATGA